The following are from one region of the Halosolutus amylolyticus genome:
- a CDS encoding PAS domain-containing sensor histidine kinase yields MSTRAGSPDGTFWGDVEDDVALHRYRTLVNTIDDGVYQLDSDGHFVALNDVIVETTGYSREELLGEHVSRVLTDGDIELIEREIENRTGTEDEDIATFELGVHTADGDVVPCELRINVLTEEGEFQGTIGVVRDVSEQEQRLKTLDSAQASYDSITSVLDEANIGVFVLDDEFDVAWADETIERYFGLDRDDLIGRDKRQVVHELVADTVDDPDRFAETVLATYDDNSYIEEFECRVTAGDVREERWLEHRSKPIESGEHAGGRIELYYDITDRKRSEDARRETEEQFQSLIEAVEEDAILRLDAEGHVVSWNEGAKEIKGYDSEEILGQHVSTFYTEEDRDAGVPERNLERATEAGSIEDEGWRVRKDGTRFWANVTITAVRDEDGAPRGYLKITRDMTDRRERERELESELQRVFGRISDAFYAVDEEYRFTHVNERAEQLLEHSEQDLLGENIWEAFPTIDRMDDVRDAFETAMNSQESTSLEFYNDNLEFWVEANLYPSETGISVYFRDVSERKERERAIRESERRYRTLVENFPNGIITLFDEDLRYTLAEGQAFDYLPHSPDDVEGQYLHEVWADDVVETIEPAFRAALEGETQSVEGTSEGREWILHVVPLADRDGEIHGGMTMALDITERKERERELAKYETIVETVNDGIYTVDEDGRFTMVNDAYTELTGYSREELLGSHASLVVDDETIEQANAAETEITEGFTDDPKLEATVQTADGDRVPAEATFSVLPGDERKRIGVVRDITERKERERALEKSEARFRMLAENLEEMVWVESLDTRELLYLNPASERIWGRDREWLYDNPAAFLETIHPDDRQRVEQAYEAVPDDGFDEEYRIVRPDDEVRWLDVQAVPVHNEERQIRRIVGIADDITERKERERALEESERRYRTLVENFPSGAVGLFDEDVRYTAVGGELVDDVGVSPEDRIGNSVYDVYPDDIVEEVKPYFEAALEGEANSFEAEYHDRRLFAYTLPVRNDAGEVFAGMLVVQDVTERREYQRQLEASNERLEQFAYAASHDLQEPLRMVTSYLQLIENRYGDALDEDGEEFLEFAVDGAERMREMIDGLLEYSRVDTRGDPFEPVDLNDVLEDVHEDLQMRIDESDAEITTDDLPCVDGDDSQLRQVFQNLLSNAIEYSGDESPQIDISATRDEEQWIVSIQDEGIGIDPDEQERIFEVFQRLHTPEEHSGTGIGLALCRRIVERHDGEIWVDSEPAEGSTFSFTLPAVDT; encoded by the coding sequence ATGAGTACACGAGCGGGCAGCCCCGACGGGACATTTTGGGGTGACGTCGAGGACGACGTGGCGCTCCACCGATATCGGACGCTCGTCAACACGATCGACGACGGCGTGTATCAGCTCGATTCGGACGGACACTTCGTCGCACTCAACGACGTGATCGTCGAGACGACGGGGTATTCTCGCGAGGAACTCCTCGGTGAGCACGTCTCACGTGTTCTCACTGATGGCGATATCGAACTCATCGAGCGCGAAATCGAGAATCGGACCGGAACTGAAGACGAGGACATTGCGACCTTCGAACTCGGCGTCCACACTGCCGATGGCGACGTAGTTCCGTGTGAATTACGGATCAACGTGCTGACTGAAGAGGGGGAGTTTCAGGGAACGATCGGCGTCGTCCGAGACGTCTCCGAACAAGAGCAGCGGCTGAAAACGCTCGATTCAGCACAGGCGTCGTACGATTCGATCACGAGCGTTCTCGACGAAGCGAACATCGGCGTCTTCGTTCTCGACGACGAGTTCGACGTCGCGTGGGCCGACGAGACGATCGAACGGTATTTTGGCCTCGATCGGGACGACCTCATCGGCCGCGACAAACGACAGGTCGTCCACGAACTCGTCGCGGACACGGTCGACGATCCAGACAGATTTGCAGAGACGGTCCTGGCGACGTACGACGACAACAGTTACATCGAGGAGTTCGAGTGCCGCGTCACGGCAGGCGACGTCCGTGAGGAACGCTGGCTCGAGCACCGGAGCAAACCGATCGAATCGGGTGAACACGCCGGCGGGCGAATCGAACTCTACTACGACATCACGGATCGGAAGCGATCGGAGGACGCCCGCCGTGAAACCGAAGAACAGTTCCAGTCGCTGATCGAGGCCGTCGAGGAAGATGCCATCCTTCGACTCGATGCGGAGGGTCACGTCGTCAGCTGGAACGAGGGGGCGAAGGAGATCAAGGGATACGACTCCGAGGAGATTCTCGGCCAACACGTCTCGACGTTCTACACCGAGGAAGATCGGGACGCGGGCGTTCCCGAGCGGAATCTCGAACGGGCCACGGAAGCGGGATCCATCGAAGACGAAGGCTGGCGCGTCAGAAAGGACGGCACACGATTCTGGGCGAACGTGACGATTACGGCGGTTCGGGACGAGGATGGGGCCCCTCGAGGGTACCTGAAAATCACTCGCGATATGACCGATCGGCGCGAGCGCGAACGGGAACTCGAGAGCGAACTCCAGCGGGTGTTCGGTCGGATCTCCGACGCCTTCTACGCAGTCGACGAGGAGTATCGATTCACGCACGTCAACGAACGGGCCGAGCAACTCCTCGAACACTCCGAACAGGACCTGCTCGGCGAAAACATCTGGGAAGCGTTCCCCACTATCGATCGGATGGACGACGTTCGGGACGCCTTCGAGACGGCGATGAACTCACAGGAGTCGACCAGCCTCGAGTTCTACAACGACAATCTCGAGTTCTGGGTCGAAGCGAATCTCTATCCCTCCGAGACCGGCATCTCGGTCTACTTCCGAGACGTTTCCGAACGGAAAGAGCGCGAGCGGGCAATCCGTGAGTCGGAACGTCGCTACCGGACGCTCGTGGAGAACTTCCCGAACGGGATCATCACCCTGTTCGACGAGGACCTTCGGTACACGCTCGCCGAGGGGCAGGCATTCGACTACCTTCCCCACTCGCCGGACGACGTCGAAGGCCAGTACCTCCACGAGGTGTGGGCCGACGACGTGGTCGAGACGATCGAACCCGCGTTCCGGGCCGCACTTGAAGGCGAGACGCAATCGGTTGAGGGCACGTCCGAGGGGCGCGAGTGGATTCTCCACGTCGTGCCCCTCGCGGATCGGGATGGCGAGATTCACGGAGGAATGACGATGGCCCTGGACATCACCGAGCGCAAGGAACGCGAGCGGGAACTGGCGAAGTACGAGACGATCGTCGAGACCGTCAACGACGGCATCTACACGGTCGACGAGGATGGCCGTTTCACAATGGTCAACGACGCGTACACCGAACTGACCGGCTACTCCCGGGAGGAACTGCTCGGGTCACACGCCTCGCTGGTCGTCGACGACGAGACGATCGAGCAAGCGAATGCGGCGGAGACCGAGATTACGGAAGGATTCACCGACGATCCCAAGCTGGAAGCAACGGTACAGACGGCAGATGGCGACCGTGTTCCCGCTGAAGCGACGTTCTCGGTATTACCCGGCGATGAACGCAAACGAATCGGCGTCGTACGTGACATCACCGAACGAAAAGAGCGCGAACGCGCCCTCGAAAAGAGCGAAGCGCGATTCCGGATGCTCGCCGAGAATCTCGAGGAAATGGTGTGGGTCGAGTCGCTCGACACGCGAGAACTGCTCTACCTTAATCCCGCTTCCGAGAGGATCTGGGGACGCGACCGGGAGTGGCTGTACGACAATCCCGCCGCGTTCCTCGAGACGATCCATCCCGACGACCGTCAGCGCGTCGAGCAAGCGTACGAGGCCGTGCCGGACGACGGATTCGACGAGGAGTACCGCATCGTTCGACCCGACGACGAGGTTCGGTGGCTCGACGTACAGGCTGTCCCAGTCCATAACGAGGAGCGCCAAATTCGCCGTATCGTCGGGATCGCCGACGATATCACCGAGCGCAAGGAGCGCGAACGTGCGCTCGAGGAGTCCGAACGGCGCTACCGGACGCTCGTCGAAAACTTCCCGAGCGGTGCAGTCGGCCTGTTCGACGAGGACGTGCGGTACACGGCCGTCGGCGGGGAGCTCGTGGACGATGTCGGCGTCTCTCCGGAAGATCGGATCGGAAACAGCGTCTACGACGTCTACCCGGACGATATCGTCGAAGAGGTGAAACCGTACTTCGAGGCAGCGCTGGAGGGCGAGGCGAATTCGTTCGAGGCCGAGTATCACGATCGAAGGCTGTTCGCCTACACCTTGCCCGTCAGAAATGATGCCGGAGAGGTGTTTGCGGGGATGCTCGTCGTACAAGACGTCACCGAACGTCGGGAGTATCAGCGCCAACTCGAGGCGTCGAACGAGCGCCTCGAACAGTTCGCCTACGCCGCCTCCCACGACCTCCAAGAGCCACTGCGGATGGTGACGAGCTACCTCCAGTTGATCGAGAATCGGTACGGCGATGCGCTCGACGAGGACGGCGAAGAGTTCCTCGAGTTCGCCGTCGACGGAGCCGAGCGGATGCGCGAGATGATCGATGGGCTGCTCGAGTACTCGCGCGTCGACACGCGTGGCGATCCGTTCGAACCGGTCGACCTGAACGACGTTCTCGAAGACGTGCACGAAGATCTGCAAATGCGGATCGACGAGAGCGACGCCGAGATCACGACCGACGACCTCCCTTGCGTAGATGGCGACGACAGCCAGTTGCGCCAGGTCTTCCAGAACCTGCTGAGTAATGCGATCGAGTACAGCGGGGACGAGTCACCGCAGATCGACATTTCCGCCACGCGTGATGAGGAACAGTGGATCGTTTCGATTCAGGACGAAGGGATTGGGATCGATCCTGATGAACAGGAGCGTATCTTCGAGGTGTTCCAGCGACTGCATACACCTGAGGAACACTCGGGGACAGGCATCGGACTCGCGCTGTGTCGTCGGATCGTCGAGCGCCACGACGGCGAGATCTGGGTCGACTCCGAACCCGCCGAGGGATCGACGTTTTCGTTTACCCTTCCGGCTGTCGATACCTGA